The following are encoded in a window of Salinibacter ruber DSM 13855 genomic DNA:
- a CDS encoding DHH family phosphoesterase, producing the protein MLDDVLALIREHDRFFITTHLGPDGDAVGSQLALGRFLEKMGKSVAMVNADEVDYNLDWMPGAGDIAVFDGSLGQHEALAEAEVAFVLDTNDEERIGKVGSLVRDATATTVLVDHHLEPEHWFDVFFVREEAAATGELVYEIIDGLAPDLIDEGIATALYTAIMTDTGSFRYSSVTPALHRSVADILERGGIGPAPIHETIYDRKSMPGLRLLGRMLNRIRLRYNGQLGYSVVTQRMVEDTGASWDDKQGFVNYVLSIEDVKTALLFSETDDGAKISFRSEADVRVDQWARHFGGGGHRNAAGAYVKRPTFEKTIETVIDAASDYIAFDARHAPDDDLSPEDQSYLETLLDDPSDSP; encoded by the coding sequence ATGCTCGACGACGTACTTGCGCTAATCCGAGAGCACGATCGGTTTTTCATCACCACTCATCTTGGTCCGGACGGGGACGCCGTTGGATCCCAGCTGGCCCTCGGGCGCTTTCTGGAGAAAATGGGGAAGTCCGTCGCGATGGTCAATGCCGACGAGGTGGACTACAACCTCGACTGGATGCCCGGCGCCGGGGACATCGCCGTCTTCGATGGATCGCTGGGGCAGCACGAGGCGCTGGCAGAGGCGGAGGTGGCCTTCGTGCTCGATACCAACGACGAAGAGCGCATCGGCAAGGTGGGGTCCCTCGTGCGGGACGCCACCGCGACGACGGTCCTCGTCGACCATCACCTGGAGCCGGAGCACTGGTTCGACGTGTTCTTCGTTCGGGAGGAGGCCGCTGCCACCGGCGAACTGGTCTACGAGATCATCGACGGCCTCGCGCCGGACCTGATCGACGAGGGGATTGCCACGGCCCTCTACACGGCCATCATGACGGACACCGGCTCCTTCCGCTACAGCAGCGTGACGCCGGCGCTGCACCGGAGCGTGGCGGACATTCTGGAGCGGGGGGGCATCGGCCCTGCGCCGATCCACGAAACCATCTACGACCGAAAATCGATGCCGGGCCTTCGTCTGCTCGGGCGCATGCTGAACCGCATCCGCCTCCGCTACAACGGCCAGCTTGGCTACTCGGTAGTCACGCAGCGAATGGTCGAGGACACGGGGGCGAGCTGGGACGACAAGCAGGGCTTCGTCAACTACGTCCTGTCGATCGAGGACGTGAAAACCGCACTGCTCTTCTCGGAAACGGACGACGGGGCCAAGATTAGCTTCCGATCGGAAGCCGACGTGCGTGTCGACCAGTGGGCCCGTCACTTCGGCGGGGGCGGCCACCGCAACGCGGCCGGGGCGTACGTCAAACGCCCGACCTTCGAGAAAACCATTGAGACCGTCATCGACGCGGCGTCGGACTACATTGCCTTCGACGCCCGCCATGCCCCAGACGACGACCTCTCCCCGGAGGATCAGTCCTATCTGGAAACCCTCCTGGACGACCCCTCCGACTCGCCGTGA
- the pdxA gene encoding 4-hydroxythreonine-4-phosphate dehydrogenase PdxA → MHIQRPTFQRPEPPAPNGAPTRLAITLGDPNGIGPEVVLKSLHDPSLMPSMTPVLIGSAHVLRVHADVLGFSDLDIHIVDEVPEEVPHGDVAVLDVAEDPEPPVMFGSITAEGGRLAMRAVERAVEACQAGTVDAMVTAPISKDAVRQGGYDVPGHTEFLADKTNSPQPTMMMVAGGLRVGLVTSHTALSEVPSAVTEEAILEKLRVIDASLRDDFAIEQPKIAVFGLNPHAGEAGAFGQEEEEVIAPALRAARQEGFRVEGPMAADGFFGTQLDADHDAALAMYHDQGLVPFKALAFDHGVNYTAGLPIVRTSPDHGTAYGIAGKGMALPGSMRNAMELAVAIARHRHQQATPAT, encoded by the coding sequence ATGCACATTCAGCGCCCCACCTTTCAACGCCCCGAACCGCCAGCGCCGAACGGCGCCCCCACGCGCCTCGCCATCACCCTGGGCGACCCGAACGGAATCGGGCCCGAGGTGGTGCTGAAGAGCCTGCACGACCCCAGCCTGATGCCGTCCATGACCCCGGTCCTGATTGGGTCGGCGCACGTGCTGCGGGTGCACGCCGACGTGCTCGGCTTCTCGGACCTCGACATTCACATCGTGGACGAGGTGCCGGAGGAGGTGCCCCACGGGGACGTGGCGGTGCTCGACGTGGCCGAGGACCCGGAGCCCCCCGTCATGTTCGGGTCCATCACGGCGGAGGGGGGGCGCCTGGCGATGCGGGCGGTGGAACGGGCCGTGGAGGCCTGCCAGGCCGGCACCGTCGACGCGATGGTGACCGCGCCCATCTCTAAGGACGCAGTGCGACAGGGCGGGTACGACGTGCCGGGCCACACCGAGTTTTTGGCGGACAAGACGAACAGCCCGCAGCCGACGATGATGATGGTGGCCGGGGGGCTACGGGTGGGGCTCGTGACGAGTCACACTGCCCTGTCGGAGGTGCCGTCGGCCGTTACCGAGGAGGCCATCCTCGAAAAGCTGCGCGTCATCGACGCGTCCCTGCGCGACGACTTTGCGATCGAGCAGCCCAAGATTGCGGTCTTCGGGCTGAATCCGCATGCGGGAGAGGCCGGCGCCTTCGGTCAAGAAGAGGAAGAGGTCATTGCCCCCGCCCTGCGGGCCGCGCGGCAGGAAGGGTTTCGGGTCGAGGGGCCCATGGCGGCGGACGGGTTCTTTGGGACGCAGCTCGACGCCGACCACGACGCGGCGCTGGCGATGTACCACGACCAGGGCCTCGTGCCATTCAAAGCCCTTGCGTTCGATCACGGCGTCAACTACACGGCGGGGCTGCCCATCGTGCGAACCTCCCCGGATCACGGAACGGCCTACGGCATCGCGGGCAAGGGAATGGCCCTGCCGGGCAGCATGCGAAACGCCATGGAGTTGGCCGTGGCCATTGCCCGTCATCGTCACCAGCAGGCCACGCCCGCGACATAG
- a CDS encoding cell division ATP-binding protein FtsE has translation MIDFRDVSISFSLPNGDQRSVLDEVSFHIDQSQKTYLVGPTGSGKSTILRLLYMDLFPDSGVVQIGDYRSDQIERDDIPYLRRSLGVVFQDFQLLPDRTAYENVAFALHATGTSASEVQSRVTKVLGRVGLSHKHRSYPHELSGGEQQRVVIARAIANDPWVLLADEPTGNLDPSVADEIHELLLDLHKQGMTLFVATHDHRLVKSYSARTLAMMNRQVVEIDPETL, from the coding sequence GTGATTGACTTCCGCGACGTATCCATCTCGTTCTCCCTCCCGAACGGCGATCAACGTTCGGTTCTAGACGAGGTCTCCTTCCACATCGATCAGTCGCAGAAGACCTACCTGGTGGGCCCCACGGGCAGCGGCAAGAGCACAATTCTGCGCCTGCTCTATATGGACCTGTTTCCCGATTCCGGGGTGGTCCAGATCGGGGACTACCGGTCCGACCAGATTGAACGGGACGACATTCCGTACCTCCGGCGCTCGCTCGGGGTGGTCTTTCAGGACTTCCAACTCCTCCCGGACCGAACGGCGTACGAGAACGTCGCCTTTGCCCTCCACGCCACCGGCACGTCCGCCTCAGAAGTGCAGAGCCGGGTAACGAAGGTGCTGGGGCGGGTGGGCCTCAGTCACAAGCACCGCAGCTATCCCCACGAGCTGTCGGGGGGCGAGCAGCAGCGCGTCGTCATCGCGCGGGCGATCGCCAATGACCCGTGGGTCCTCTTGGCCGACGAGCCGACCGGAAACTTGGACCCGTCCGTGGCCGACGAGATTCACGAGCTGTTGCTGGACCTCCACAAGCAGGGAATGACCCTCTTCGTGGCCACCCACGACCACCGGCTCGTGAAGTCCTACTCGGCCCGAACCCTCGCGATGATGAACCGCCAGGTGGTGGAGATTGACCCGGAGACGCTCTAA
- a CDS encoding S8 family serine peptidase yields MSDAEADQEIVTIISTTSKGGRSLFETEEPVTGANVDEYNSDPDVTEEAERELRELGFRILDVGPATISVGGSAEQFQDIFGVALEGKKKEVFDGEEAEYFDVEEDGEEMAGALGDWAEGVTPVVPPEFHTESPLSPIAEPHSDAYHYFTVPDEVATILRATRVHRNGITGSKVEVAMPDTGFYEHEFYERRGYRTRSTILGPGASNPSQDNYGHGTGEAANIFAAAPDAQLIPVKMGNDAVGAFNKACNQSPDIITNSWGWSVDSPGTSWSDIRNRSRSLYNTLKAMEAAIANAVNNGIVVCFSAGNGPGGYGFPASHPDVIAVGGVHVNYPDLDLEASSYAASFDSSLYSGRQVPDLCGMVGDDVSSLPAPLLMLPVPPGSRLDTSSTGAADDSWGLFSGTSAAAPQVAGVVALMLEKNNSLSPSDVKKKLVNQAAKDVTKGQSAMGDSAGPGDDAATGAGMVDAKWAWVVSMGDTMARFFEATPERRERLIEEDAVPEIDGEFVEDMMQTLRSRS; encoded by the coding sequence ATGTCTGACGCCGAAGCAGACCAGGAAATCGTCACCATCATCTCAACCACATCTAAGGGAGGACGTTCTCTTTTCGAAACCGAAGAGCCCGTCACGGGAGCGAATGTTGACGAGTACAACTCGGATCCGGACGTTACGGAGGAGGCCGAGCGTGAACTCCGAGAATTGGGATTTCGCATTTTGGACGTGGGCCCAGCAACCATCTCGGTCGGGGGCTCGGCCGAGCAGTTCCAGGATATTTTTGGGGTGGCCCTCGAAGGCAAAAAAAAGGAAGTGTTTGACGGAGAAGAAGCGGAGTACTTCGATGTCGAGGAGGATGGCGAAGAAATGGCCGGGGCGCTGGGAGACTGGGCGGAGGGCGTCACTCCGGTCGTTCCCCCCGAGTTCCACACGGAGAGTCCCCTCTCGCCCATCGCGGAACCGCACTCGGACGCGTACCACTACTTCACGGTGCCCGACGAGGTTGCCACGATTCTCCGCGCCACGCGGGTGCACCGCAACGGCATCACCGGGTCGAAGGTGGAGGTCGCGATGCCGGACACCGGATTCTACGAGCACGAATTTTACGAGCGGCGGGGCTACCGCACGCGCTCGACGATACTCGGGCCCGGCGCCAGCAACCCGTCGCAGGACAACTACGGGCACGGCACCGGAGAGGCGGCCAACATCTTCGCGGCCGCCCCAGACGCCCAGCTCATCCCGGTAAAGATGGGGAACGACGCGGTCGGGGCGTTCAACAAGGCCTGCAATCAGAGTCCAGACATCATCACGAACAGTTGGGGCTGGTCCGTTGACAGCCCAGGCACGTCGTGGAGCGACATCCGCAACCGCAGCCGTTCCCTGTACAACACGCTGAAGGCGATGGAGGCCGCGATCGCCAACGCCGTAAACAACGGCATTGTCGTGTGCTTCTCCGCGGGAAATGGCCCAGGTGGGTACGGGTTTCCGGCGAGCCACCCCGACGTTATTGCTGTGGGGGGCGTCCACGTGAACTACCCGGACCTGGACCTTGAGGCCTCCAGCTACGCCGCCAGCTTCGACAGCAGTTTGTACTCGGGGCGGCAGGTGCCGGACCTCTGCGGGATGGTCGGGGACGACGTATCGTCTCTGCCCGCCCCGCTCCTCATGCTTCCTGTGCCGCCGGGAAGCCGGCTCGACACCTCGTCGACCGGGGCCGCAGACGACAGTTGGGGCCTCTTCAGCGGAACGTCGGCCGCGGCCCCGCAGGTGGCGGGGGTGGTGGCCCTGATGCTGGAGAAGAACAACTCCCTCAGCCCCTCCGACGTGAAGAAGAAACTCGTCAACCAGGCCGCCAAGGACGTGACCAAGGGCCAGAGCGCAATGGGCGACTCGGCGGGGCCGGGCGACGACGCGGCAACCGGCGCGGGCATGGTGGACGCCAAGTGGGCCTGGGTGGTGTCCATGGGCGACACGATGGCCCGCTTCTTCGAGGCGACCCCGGAGCGGCGCGAACGGCTCATCGAGGAAGACGCCGTTCCGGAAATTGACGGGGAGTTTGTGGAGGACATGATGCAGACCCTCCGTTCGCGGTCGTAG
- the hemB gene encoding porphobilinogen synthase has translation MASSDYDLPLRPRRLRKTRNIRRMARETRLSTDDLIAPLFVMAGDNQREEVPSMPDTYRHTIDRLVDHAETLHALGIPAVALFPALPDHLKTPDAEHALDPDHLYPNAIRVLKDAVPELMIITDTALDPYNSDGHDGIVRDGRIDNDATIQVMCEMAVLHAEAGADIIAPSDMMDGRVGALRAALDDAGHTDAAILSYTAKYSSNYYGPFRDALDSAPEDKAEAPEKDIPANKDTYQMDPANGEEAIRELMLDLDEGADMAMVKPALPYLDVIHRVQQHSDVPVAAYNVSGEYAMIKAAAQNGWLDEKACALEALTGIRRAGADVILTYFAEDAARWLEE, from the coding sequence ATGGCTTCTTCCGACTACGACCTTCCCCTCCGCCCCCGTCGACTGCGCAAGACCCGCAACATCCGACGCATGGCGCGGGAGACACGGCTGTCGACGGACGACCTCATTGCGCCCCTGTTCGTGATGGCGGGGGACAATCAGCGGGAAGAAGTCCCGTCGATGCCGGACACGTACCGTCACACGATCGACCGGCTCGTCGACCACGCAGAGACGCTGCATGCCCTTGGCATTCCGGCGGTGGCCCTGTTCCCGGCCCTCCCCGATCACCTGAAGACGCCGGACGCCGAGCACGCCCTCGACCCTGATCACCTCTACCCAAACGCGATCCGGGTCCTCAAGGACGCCGTGCCGGAACTGATGATCATCACCGACACGGCCCTCGATCCCTACAACAGCGACGGGCACGACGGAATCGTGCGCGACGGCCGCATCGACAACGACGCGACCATTCAGGTGATGTGCGAAATGGCGGTGCTCCACGCCGAGGCCGGGGCCGACATCATCGCCCCATCCGACATGATGGACGGGCGCGTGGGCGCCCTCCGCGCTGCCCTCGACGACGCCGGGCACACCGACGCCGCAATCCTGTCTTACACCGCCAAGTACTCGTCAAACTACTACGGCCCGTTCCGCGACGCCCTCGACTCGGCGCCCGAGGACAAGGCGGAGGCCCCTGAGAAGGACATCCCCGCGAACAAGGACACCTACCAGATGGACCCGGCCAACGGCGAGGAGGCCATCCGCGAGCTCATGCTCGACCTGGACGAGGGCGCCGACATGGCAATGGTGAAGCCGGCGCTTCCCTACCTCGATGTCATCCACCGCGTGCAGCAGCACAGCGACGTGCCCGTCGCCGCGTACAACGTGAGCGGCGAGTACGCCATGATCAAGGCCGCCGCCCAAAACGGCTGGCTCGACGAGAAGGCCTGTGCACTGGAGGCCCTCACCGGCATTCGCCGCGCCGGGGCCGACGTCATTCTGACCTACTTCGCGGAGGACGCGGCCCGCTGGCTGGAAGAATGA
- the cysS gene encoding cysteine--tRNA ligase encodes MPSPTFRLYNTLTHETEPVEPIEEEHLRFYSCGPTVYMYAHIGNFRSFLTADLIRRTAEAIGWDVTNVSNITDVGHLTQDDLVDPGGEDKMQRALEREGERFANIYDLARHYTEAFLEDWGALNLREPEVRPRATEHVTDQLEAVIELVEKEHAYTTDQGVYFSVESVEDYGHLSGNTEAQQLQATERDVVEDPDKRDPRDFALWKHDPQHLMHWHSPWGWGYPGWHIECSVMGMQYLGDRFDLHTGGEDLIFPHHECEIAQNQSLAGHQVVNYWVHTRFLQVEGEKMSKSKGNFYTVRDLIAPGPDDDHVPDSVREQGGVDPLALRYALMQGQYRKPFNFTLDTLHTAARHVRRYQDAAERVDAALAADADGPDELGGRLRPIYDRTLEAMCDDLNTPAATAAALDGVKAIEQTDRLNGATARSARNWLDRTNALLGVVEPEHEADQRTDAGSENGLAPAHLSDSIDTLLEDREAARADGEYARADAIRDTLEALGIEVMDTPDGTEWERREQVG; translated from the coding sequence ATGCCGTCGCCCACGTTCCGCCTCTACAACACGCTGACGCACGAGACCGAGCCGGTCGAGCCAATCGAGGAGGAGCACCTCCGCTTCTACAGTTGTGGGCCCACGGTGTACATGTACGCCCACATCGGCAACTTCCGGTCGTTTCTGACGGCCGACCTCATCCGGCGCACCGCCGAGGCGATCGGGTGGGACGTGACCAACGTGAGCAACATCACGGACGTCGGGCACCTCACGCAGGACGACCTCGTGGACCCGGGGGGCGAGGACAAGATGCAACGGGCCCTGGAGCGGGAGGGCGAGCGCTTCGCCAACATCTACGACCTGGCGCGCCACTACACGGAGGCGTTTCTGGAGGACTGGGGCGCACTGAACCTGCGCGAGCCGGAGGTGCGCCCCCGCGCCACCGAGCACGTCACGGACCAGTTGGAGGCCGTCATCGAGCTCGTCGAGAAGGAGCACGCCTACACGACCGACCAGGGCGTCTACTTTTCCGTCGAGAGCGTCGAGGACTACGGCCATCTCAGCGGCAACACGGAGGCCCAACAGCTACAGGCCACCGAGCGCGACGTGGTAGAGGACCCTGACAAGCGCGACCCGCGCGACTTTGCCCTGTGGAAGCATGACCCCCAGCACCTCATGCACTGGCACAGCCCCTGGGGCTGGGGCTACCCCGGTTGGCACATCGAGTGCTCGGTGATGGGCATGCAGTACCTCGGCGACCGCTTCGACCTCCACACCGGCGGCGAGGACCTGATCTTTCCGCACCACGAGTGTGAGATTGCCCAGAACCAATCCCTCGCCGGGCACCAGGTCGTCAACTACTGGGTGCACACCCGCTTCCTGCAGGTAGAGGGCGAGAAGATGTCGAAGTCGAAGGGCAATTTCTACACCGTTCGCGACCTCATCGCCCCCGGCCCGGACGACGACCACGTTCCGGATTCGGTTCGGGAGCAGGGGGGCGTCGACCCACTGGCCCTCCGCTACGCCCTGATGCAGGGCCAGTACCGCAAGCCGTTCAACTTCACGCTCGATACCCTCCACACGGCGGCCCGTCACGTTCGCCGGTACCAGGACGCAGCGGAGCGCGTCGACGCGGCCCTGGCGGCGGACGCCGACGGCCCCGACGAATTGGGCGGCCGGCTCCGCCCCATCTACGACCGCACCCTCGAGGCGATGTGCGACGACCTCAACACCCCCGCCGCCACGGCCGCCGCCCTGGATGGCGTGAAGGCCATCGAGCAGACGGACCGCCTAAATGGGGCGACGGCCCGGAGCGCCCGCAACTGGCTCGACCGCACGAATGCGCTCCTCGGCGTCGTCGAGCCCGAGCACGAGGCGGACCAGCGCACCGACGCGGGCTCCGAGAACGGATTGGCCCCCGCTCACCTCTCCGACTCCATCGATACCCTTCTGGAGGACCGGGAGGCCGCACGCGCCGACGGGGAATACGCCCGCGCCGACGCCATCCGCGACACGCTAGAGGCGCTGGGCATCGAGGTCATGGATACCCCCGACGGCACCGAATGGGAGCGGCGGGAGCAGGTGGGGTGA
- a CDS encoding transcriptional regulator, with the protein MRDPDSDVPFERLAELDKLIHEPARLSILTALSSCGQADFTFLQRLTGLTRGNLSSHLSRLEEAELVDVDKSFADKTPVTTVSLSENGRRTIARYWDDLQALRDAADRWDADDVDATE; encoded by the coding sequence ATGCGTGACCCGGACTCCGACGTGCCGTTTGAGCGTCTCGCCGAACTGGATAAGCTCATCCACGAGCCCGCGCGGCTGTCAATTCTCACGGCCCTCTCGTCGTGCGGACAGGCCGACTTCACGTTCCTACAGCGCCTGACGGGCCTCACGCGGGGCAACCTCTCGAGCCACCTGTCGCGGCTTGAAGAGGCGGAGCTGGTAGACGTGGACAAGTCGTTTGCGGACAAGACGCCCGTGACGACCGTGTCGCTGAGCGAGAATGGCCGTCGCACGATCGCCCGCTACTGGGACGACCTGCAGGCGCTCCGCGACGCAGCTGATCGGTGGGACGCCGACGATGTAGATGCCACGGAGTAA
- the yidD gene encoding membrane protein insertion efficiency factor YidD, giving the protein MNNLSFSMRRALSLLARLPRLLLIGLVRLYQLVLSPHLGRTCRFHPTCSAYAIQAFREYGALKGLVLTVHRLLRCHPWGGHGYDPPRWFDEEHPAADGRPQAAEEQ; this is encoded by the coding sequence ATGAACAACCTTTCTTTCTCAATGCGCCGCGCCCTTTCCCTTCTGGCCCGCCTCCCGCGCCTGCTCTTGATTGGGCTCGTGCGCCTGTACCAGCTCGTGCTCTCCCCGCACCTGGGGCGCACCTGCCGCTTTCACCCAACGTGCTCGGCCTATGCAATCCAGGCGTTTCGGGAGTACGGCGCACTCAAGGGCCTCGTGCTCACGGTCCACCGCCTGCTCCGCTGCCATCCGTGGGGCGGGCACGGCTACGACCCCCCGCGGTGGTTTGACGAAGAGCACCCGGCCGCGGACGGCCGACCACAGGCCGCAGAAGAGCAGTAA
- the hisI gene encoding phosphoribosyl-AMP cyclohydrolase, with protein sequence MSDPLLDAADFTDDGLIPAIVQDAETDQVLMMAYMTAETLQETLDTGRMVYWSRSRQERWVKGQTSGHTQTVEEARLDCDGDTLLFRVHQEGGACHTGFRSCFHRRAADDGWTTDGEKVFDPDAVYE encoded by the coding sequence ATGAGCGACCCGCTTCTTGACGCTGCCGACTTCACCGACGACGGCCTGATCCCCGCGATCGTGCAGGACGCCGAGACCGACCAGGTGCTCATGATGGCGTACATGACGGCGGAGACCCTCCAGGAGACCCTCGACACCGGCCGGATGGTGTACTGGAGCCGCTCGCGACAGGAGCGATGGGTGAAGGGGCAGACGAGTGGTCACACCCAGACGGTTGAAGAGGCCCGTCTCGACTGCGACGGCGACACGTTGCTTTTTCGGGTGCACCAGGAGGGCGGGGCCTGCCACACCGGCTTCCGTTCGTGCTTCCACCGCCGCGCCGCCGACGACGGGTGGACGACCGACGGCGAGAAGGTGTTCGATCCGGACGCGGTGTACGAGTAG
- a CDS encoding sodium/proline symporter, with the protein MSIGLSLTFGLYLLVLVGIGVYFFLRTETRRLTDYMLAGRDVGTWPLALSEVASVASGWTFFAWVGVGFTTGLHGLWFSMAMLVVVLFLYRYVAPTFRRQSEALDSQTVVDHLALVFRDSPWGPRIRWTATLAVVVFMASYIGAQIIAVGEAMETGLGLNYAVSVGAGGLAVALYTTLGGFDASVWTDFVQGLLVILAALALPLVAIAEIGGWGAFVTAVRAADPTLLSMTAGQTGTALALSVGSWLAFALGALGQPHGLMRFQAIRSERLLSRASVIALAFQALRLTVPLFIGMAGRVLYGSMNDPESAAMEMMVQLFPDWFAGLLLAGIIGAVLSTSDSMMLVTSADLTRLYETQLAGGVLPARMIRLGRGIVGVMALLGVGLAYWRPGTIFDIIEFAFVGLGATLGLPLAFLVLWPRTTGAGVFAAVAAGLGSAVGNLYLSPATFPILVWPITLTAFLGASYATAPSSPVTASSS; encoded by the coding sequence ATGTCAATCGGCCTCTCACTGACGTTCGGGCTCTACCTCCTCGTCCTCGTCGGGATCGGGGTCTACTTCTTCCTCCGCACCGAGACCCGGCGCCTCACCGACTACATGCTCGCGGGCCGTGACGTGGGCACCTGGCCCCTGGCCCTCTCGGAGGTGGCCTCGGTGGCGAGCGGCTGGACGTTTTTCGCGTGGGTCGGGGTCGGGTTCACCACGGGCCTCCACGGGCTCTGGTTCTCGATGGCGATGCTCGTGGTCGTTCTCTTCTTGTACCGCTACGTGGCCCCCACCTTTCGGCGACAGTCGGAGGCGCTCGACAGCCAGACGGTGGTCGACCACCTGGCGCTCGTCTTCCGCGACTCCCCCTGGGGCCCACGGATCCGGTGGACGGCCACGCTCGCGGTGGTGGTGTTCATGGCGTCGTACATCGGCGCGCAGATCATCGCGGTAGGGGAGGCCATGGAGACGGGCCTCGGCCTCAATTACGCGGTGTCGGTGGGGGCCGGGGGCCTGGCCGTCGCCCTCTACACGACGCTCGGCGGCTTCGACGCGTCGGTCTGGACCGACTTCGTGCAGGGGCTGCTCGTGATTCTGGCGGCGCTCGCGCTCCCGCTCGTCGCCATCGCAGAGATTGGCGGCTGGGGCGCGTTCGTGACGGCGGTGCGGGCCGCGGACCCGACGCTCCTGTCGATGACGGCGGGGCAGACCGGCACGGCCCTCGCGCTCTCGGTTGGCTCCTGGCTCGCGTTTGCCCTCGGCGCCCTCGGCCAGCCGCACGGACTCATGCGGTTCCAGGCCATCCGGTCCGAGCGCCTGCTGAGCCGCGCCTCGGTCATCGCACTGGCCTTTCAGGCCCTCCGCCTCACGGTCCCGCTCTTCATCGGAATGGCGGGCCGGGTGCTCTACGGCTCAATGAACGACCCCGAGTCGGCGGCGATGGAGATGATGGTACAACTCTTCCCCGACTGGTTCGCGGGCTTGCTGCTGGCCGGCATCATCGGGGCCGTCCTGTCCACCTCCGACTCGATGATGCTCGTCACCTCGGCGGACCTGACCCGCCTCTACGAGACGCAACTCGCCGGCGGCGTGCTCCCGGCCCGCATGATCCGTCTCGGACGTGGAATCGTGGGCGTGATGGCCCTGCTCGGGGTCGGCCTGGCCTACTGGCGGCCCGGGACGATCTTCGACATCATTGAGTTCGCCTTCGTGGGCCTCGGGGCGACGCTGGGGCTGCCCCTCGCCTTTCTGGTCCTGTGGCCCCGCACGACGGGGGCCGGCGTGTTCGCGGCCGTGGCGGCGGGCCTGGGGAGCGCCGTCGGGAACCTGTACCTCTCGCCCGCCACGTTTCCCATCCTGGTGTGGCCCATCACCCTGACGGCCTTTCTGGGCGCGAGCTACGCCACCGCCCCCTCGTCGCCCGTGACGGCTTCGTCGTCGTAG
- a CDS encoding SAM-dependent methyltransferase — MSRLRFLSVVLLALGLLLGHGPRSGYAQQTDTTAETTIPGLKMPPEQESDVPYVPTPKPVVDRMLELADVDETDVLYDLGSGDGRIVIRAARTHGARGVGIEIDPDLVKKARKNAKEAGVADLVEFRQGDLFEADISEATVVTLYLLPSVNQKLRPILFEQLSPGTPVVSHDFDMGRWAPDRTVDLEGDTVYRWTIPEEIPEDLDE, encoded by the coding sequence ATGTCCCGTCTCCGATTCCTCTCGGTCGTTTTGCTCGCCCTCGGCCTCCTGCTGGGCCACGGGCCTCGGTCCGGATACGCCCAGCAGACGGACACCACCGCAGAGACAACGATTCCGGGCCTGAAGATGCCGCCCGAGCAGGAGTCGGACGTGCCCTACGTACCGACCCCCAAGCCGGTCGTCGACCGCATGCTGGAGCTGGCCGACGTGGACGAGACGGATGTCCTCTACGACCTCGGAAGCGGAGACGGGCGCATCGTGATCCGCGCGGCGCGGACGCATGGGGCGCGGGGCGTCGGCATTGAGATCGACCCCGATCTCGTGAAGAAGGCCCGCAAGAACGCCAAGGAGGCCGGCGTGGCCGATCTCGTCGAGTTCCGGCAGGGGGACCTCTTCGAGGCCGACATCAGCGAGGCGACGGTGGTGACGCTGTACCTGCTCCCCTCGGTCAACCAGAAACTTCGCCCCATTCTGTTTGAGCAGCTGTCCCCCGGCACGCCGGTGGTGTCCCACGACTTCGACATGGGACGGTGGGCCCCGGACCGGACGGTCGATCTGGAGGGGGATACCGTGTACCGCTGGACCATTCCGGAAGAGATCCCCGAAGACCTGGACGAGTAG